In Phaeobacter porticola, one DNA window encodes the following:
- a CDS encoding NAD(P)-dependent oxidoreductase, producing the protein MAKQPMLKFVQIDRDMPSKRAAEDRREDFDEIYAEFAAAKAEEQASRCSQCGVPYCQSHCPLHNNIPDWLHLTATGRLQEAYETSQATNTFPEICGRICPQDRLCEGNCVIEQSGHGTVTIGAVEKYITDTAWDKGWVQPIKPAHERGESVGIIGAGPGGLAAADMLRRAGVKVTIYDRYDRAGGLLTYGIPGFKLEKDVVMRRNQLLADGGVEFVMNCNVGQDISFDDIRAKHDAVIIATGVYKSRDLEMPGSGATGIVKAIDFLTVSNKASNFGDSIEEFDNGTLNADGKRVVVIGGGDTAMDCVRTSIRQGATSVKCLYRRDRANMPGSQRETQNAEEEGVVFEWLSAPKGFTDDGGKVAGVMVQKMRLGQPDASGRQAPEVIEGADYIEPADLVIKALGFEPENLPTLWDQPELPVTRWGTVKATFQTGATELDGVYAVGDIVRGASLVVWAIKDGRDCAEAILSRFNTAASSMAAE; encoded by the coding sequence GTGGCCAAGCAACCGATGCTCAAATTCGTGCAGATCGACCGCGACATGCCCAGCAAACGGGCCGCAGAAGACCGCAGGGAAGATTTCGACGAAATCTATGCCGAATTCGCGGCCGCCAAGGCTGAAGAACAGGCCAGCCGCTGCAGCCAATGTGGTGTGCCCTACTGCCAGTCGCATTGCCCTTTACATAACAATATCCCCGACTGGCTGCACCTGACCGCCACGGGTCGCCTGCAAGAGGCGTATGAGACCAGCCAGGCTACCAATACGTTCCCGGAAATCTGCGGTCGGATTTGTCCGCAGGACCGTCTATGCGAAGGCAATTGTGTGATCGAACAATCGGGTCATGGTACGGTCACCATCGGCGCGGTTGAAAAATACATCACCGACACGGCCTGGGACAAAGGTTGGGTGCAGCCAATCAAACCGGCGCATGAGCGTGGCGAATCTGTTGGTATCATTGGCGCAGGCCCGGGGGGGCTGGCCGCGGCGGACATGCTGCGTCGCGCTGGTGTGAAGGTCACCATCTATGATCGCTACGATCGCGCCGGTGGTCTGCTGACTTACGGCATTCCTGGCTTCAAGTTGGAAAAAGACGTCGTGATGCGCCGCAATCAGCTGCTGGCGGATGGCGGTGTTGAGTTCGTGATGAACTGCAACGTGGGTCAGGATATTTCCTTTGATGACATCCGCGCCAAACATGATGCGGTGATCATCGCTACAGGTGTCTACAAGTCCCGCGATCTGGAAATGCCGGGTTCCGGTGCCACCGGGATCGTAAAGGCGATTGATTTCCTGACTGTGTCCAACAAGGCGTCGAACTTCGGCGACAGCATCGAAGAGTTCGACAACGGCACCCTCAACGCTGATGGCAAGCGTGTTGTGGTGATCGGAGGTGGTGACACTGCGATGGACTGCGTACGGACGTCTATTCGTCAAGGCGCAACCTCGGTGAAATGTCTCTATCGCCGTGACCGCGCCAATATGCCGGGCTCGCAGCGCGAAACCCAGAACGCCGAGGAAGAAGGCGTGGTGTTTGAATGGCTGTCGGCGCCCAAAGGTTTCACCGATGACGGCGGCAAGGTTGCAGGTGTGATGGTGCAGAAAATGCGCCTGGGTCAGCCTGATGCCTCTGGCCGTCAAGCCCCGGAAGTGATCGAAGGTGCCGATTATATTGAGCCCGCTGATCTGGTGATCAAGGCGCTTGGGTTCGAGCCCGAGAATCTGCCGACACTGTGGGATCAGCCGGAACTGCCAGTGACCCGCTGGGGCACCGTCAAGGCGACGTTCCAGACCGGCGCGACCGAGCTGGATGGCGTCTACGCAGTAGGTGACATCGTGCGCGGTGCCTCGCTGGTCGTCTGGGCCATCAAGGATGGGCGCGACTGTGCCGAGGCAATCCTGAGCCGTTTCAACACCGCCGCCAGCAGCATGGCCGCCGAGTAA
- the gltB gene encoding glutamate synthase large subunit, which yields MTKYDAEWVRAEEAKRQWMAENGLYAEEEEHSSCGVGLVVSVNGKRSRKVVEAGIDALKAIWHRGAVDADGMTGDGAGIHVQIPAPFFYDQVRRTGHEPREDQLMAVGQVFLPRTDFGAQERCRTIVESEVLRMGYYIYGWRHVPVDVTCLGEKANATRPEIEQILISNSKGVDEETFERELYVIRRRIEKAAAAAQVGQLYIASLSCRSIIYKGMMLAEQVAVFYPDLMDERFESAFAIYHQRYSTNTFPQWWLAQPFRMLAHNGEINTLKGNMNWMKSHEIRMASSTFGDYAEDIKPIVASGSSDSAALDSVFEVLVRAGRSAPMAKTMMVPESWSKQAVELPQAWRDMYSYCNSVMEPWDGPAALAMTDGRWVCAGLDRNGLRPMRYVVTGDGLVIAGSEAGMVPIDEATVVEKGALGPGQMLAVDMKKGKLFHDTAIKNKLASALPFGDWVKKINDLDSTLATATEKPLFSGDELRRRQIAAGYTIEELEQILAPMAEDGKETLASMGDDTPSAVLSKMYRPLSHFFRQNFSQVTNPPIDSLREFRVMSLKTRFGNLKNVLDEDSSQTEIIVLESPFVGNSQWDELVQNLNAPLAEIDCSFAPGQGSLNAALARIRAEAEEAVSSGAGHIVLTDQHSGEGRVAMPMILATSAVHSHLTRKGLRTFCSLNVRSAECIDPHYFAVLIGCGATVVNAYLAEDSLADRIDRGLLDGSLTENVARYREAIDQGLLKIMAKMGISVISSYRGGLNFEAVGLSRAMCAEFFPGMTSRISGIGVTGIQSKLEEIHAKAWDNGQDVLPIGGFYKARKSGETHAWEATSMHMMQMACNRASFELWKQYSAKMQSNPPIHLRDLLQVKPLGKPVPIEEVESITSIRKRFVTPGMSLGALSPEAHKTLNVAMNRIGAKSDSGEGGEDPAHFVPEPNGDNPSAKIKQVASGRFGVTAEYLNQCEELEIKVAQGAKPGEGGQLPGMKVTDLIARLRHSTKGVTLISPPPHHDIYSIEDLAQLIYDLKQINPRCKVTVKLVASSGVGTIAAGVAKAKADVILISGHNGGTGASPATSIKYAGLPWEMGLTEAHQVLAMNNLRERVTLRTDGGLRTGRDIVMAAMLGAEEYGIGTAALIAMGCIMVRQCQSNTCPVGVCTQDEALRDKFTGNADKVVNLITFYAQEVREILASIGARSLDEVIGRADLLAQVSRGSAHLDDLDLNPLLITVDGSANIVYNRDKDRNAVSDTLDKEIVRDAARFLQDGEKMQLSYAVQNTHRTVGTRTSSHIVRNFGMRNTLQSDHLTVKLQGSAGQSLGAFAAPGLKLEVSGDANDYVGKGLSGGTIVVRPPMASPLNASENTIVGNTVLYGATDGYLFAAGRAGERFAVRNSGASVVVEGCGACGCEYMTGGIAVILGSIGANFGAGMTGGMAYIYDPECKAETMMNMESLVTCAVTVAHWEDQLKGLIERHLEETGSRKAAEILQHWDNEKGNFLQICPTEMLNKLPQPLTLEATAVPAE from the coding sequence ATGACAAAATATGATGCAGAATGGGTACGCGCCGAAGAGGCAAAGCGTCAGTGGATGGCTGAAAACGGTCTCTATGCGGAAGAAGAAGAGCATTCTTCCTGCGGTGTTGGCCTTGTTGTTTCGGTCAACGGCAAACGCAGCCGCAAGGTGGTTGAGGCTGGCATCGACGCGCTGAAAGCGATCTGGCACCGGGGGGCGGTTGATGCCGACGGCATGACCGGCGATGGCGCCGGCATTCACGTGCAGATTCCGGCACCGTTCTTCTATGATCAGGTTCGCCGCACCGGCCACGAGCCGCGTGAAGATCAGCTGATGGCGGTTGGTCAGGTCTTCTTGCCGCGTACTGATTTTGGAGCACAGGAACGCTGCCGGACCATCGTGGAAAGCGAAGTTCTGCGGATGGGCTATTACATCTATGGCTGGCGCCATGTGCCGGTGGATGTCACCTGTCTGGGGGAAAAGGCAAACGCGACCCGCCCCGAGATTGAGCAGATCCTGATCTCCAATTCCAAAGGCGTGGATGAGGAAACCTTTGAGCGCGAGCTTTATGTGATTCGTCGCCGGATCGAGAAAGCCGCCGCTGCCGCGCAGGTTGGACAACTTTATATCGCGTCGCTGTCCTGCCGCTCAATCATCTACAAGGGCATGATGCTGGCCGAGCAGGTCGCCGTGTTCTACCCCGATCTGATGGATGAACGGTTTGAGAGCGCCTTTGCGATCTATCACCAGCGTTACTCTACCAATACGTTTCCGCAGTGGTGGCTGGCCCAGCCGTTCCGCATGTTGGCCCACAACGGCGAGATCAACACGCTGAAGGGCAATATGAATTGGATGAAGAGCCATGAGATCCGCATGGCCTCTTCGACCTTTGGGGACTACGCCGAGGACATCAAACCGATCGTTGCAAGCGGGTCATCTGACTCTGCGGCACTGGATTCGGTGTTTGAGGTTCTGGTGCGGGCGGGCCGTTCGGCACCGATGGCCAAGACCATGATGGTGCCCGAAAGCTGGTCCAAACAGGCGGTGGAACTGCCGCAGGCCTGGCGTGACATGTATTCCTACTGCAACTCCGTGATGGAGCCCTGGGATGGCCCCGCCGCACTGGCAATGACCGATGGTCGCTGGGTCTGTGCTGGTCTCGACCGTAACGGCCTGCGCCCGATGCGCTATGTCGTGACCGGGGATGGGTTGGTGATTGCCGGTTCCGAGGCTGGCATGGTGCCGATTGACGAGGCCACTGTCGTCGAAAAGGGCGCGCTTGGTCCGGGTCAGATGCTGGCTGTCGACATGAAAAAGGGCAAGCTGTTCCACGACACCGCGATCAAGAACAAACTGGCCTCGGCCTTGCCGTTTGGTGATTGGGTGAAGAAGATCAACGATCTGGACAGTACGCTTGCCACAGCCACCGAAAAGCCGCTGTTCAGCGGAGATGAGCTGCGCCGTCGTCAGATTGCTGCCGGCTATACCATCGAAGAGCTGGAGCAGATCCTTGCGCCGATGGCTGAGGATGGCAAGGAAACCCTTGCCTCCATGGGCGATGACACGCCTTCTGCCGTCTTGTCGAAAATGTACCGCCCGTTGAGCCATTTCTTCCGTCAGAATTTCTCTCAGGTGACCAACCCGCCCATCGACTCCTTGCGCGAATTTCGCGTGATGTCGCTGAAAACCCGCTTTGGTAACCTCAAGAATGTGCTGGATGAAGACAGCTCTCAAACCGAAATCATCGTGCTGGAAAGCCCCTTTGTCGGCAATTCCCAGTGGGACGAACTGGTTCAGAACCTGAACGCGCCGCTGGCAGAAATCGACTGTAGCTTTGCCCCTGGTCAGGGATCGCTCAACGCAGCCCTTGCTCGGATCCGTGCCGAGGCGGAAGAGGCTGTCAGCTCCGGTGCCGGCCATATTGTTCTGACCGATCAGCATTCGGGTGAGGGCCGGGTGGCGATGCCGATGATTCTGGCGACGTCTGCCGTGCATTCGCATCTGACCCGCAAGGGGCTGCGGACCTTCTGCTCTCTCAATGTGCGCTCCGCCGAGTGTATTGACCCGCATTATTTTGCGGTTCTGATCGGCTGTGGTGCCACTGTGGTGAACGCCTATCTGGCGGAGGATTCGCTGGCCGACCGGATTGATCGCGGCTTGCTGGATGGTAGCCTGACCGAGAATGTCGCCCGCTACCGCGAGGCCATCGACCAAGGTCTGCTGAAGATCATGGCGAAGATGGGTATCTCGGTGATTTCCTCCTATCGCGGCGGTCTCAACTTTGAGGCGGTGGGTCTCTCCCGTGCCATGTGCGCCGAGTTCTTCCCTGGCATGACCAGCCGAATTTCGGGCATCGGTGTGACCGGCATCCAGAGCAAACTGGAAGAGATCCACGCCAAGGCATGGGATAACGGTCAGGACGTTCTGCCCATTGGAGGGTTCTACAAAGCCCGCAAATCCGGTGAGACCCATGCGTGGGAAGCGACCTCCATGCATATGATGCAGATGGCCTGCAACCGTGCCTCGTTTGAGCTGTGGAAGCAGTATTCGGCGAAGATGCAGTCGAACCCGCCGATCCATCTGCGCGATCTGCTGCAGGTGAAGCCGCTGGGTAAGCCGGTGCCGATCGAGGAAGTTGAATCGATCACTTCGATCCGTAAGCGGTTTGTGACGCCGGGTATGAGTTTGGGCGCGCTGAGCCCCGAAGCGCACAAGACCCTGAACGTGGCCATGAATCGAATCGGTGCCAAGTCCGACAGTGGCGAGGGGGGCGAAGATCCGGCGCATTTCGTGCCGGAGCCGAACGGCGACAACCCGTCTGCCAAGATCAAGCAGGTGGCGTCGGGTCGGTTTGGCGTGACTGCGGAATATCTGAACCAGTGTGAAGAGCTGGAGATCAAGGTGGCTCAAGGCGCCAAGCCCGGCGAGGGCGGTCAGTTGCCGGGGATGAAGGTTACCGACCTCATTGCCCGCCTGCGCCACTCCACCAAAGGCGTGACCCTGATTTCGCCGCCGCCGCACCACGATATCTATTCGATCGAGGATCTCGCGCAGCTGATCTACGACCTGAAGCAGATCAACCCGCGCTGCAAGGTGACGGTGAAACTGGTGGCCTCCTCCGGTGTTGGCACCATTGCCGCCGGCGTTGCCAAGGCAAAGGCGGATGTCATCCTGATCTCGGGCCACAACGGCGGCACCGGGGCGTCGCCTGCGACCTCGATCAAATATGCGGGCCTGCCGTGGGAGATGGGCCTGACCGAGGCGCATCAGGTGCTGGCGATGAACAACCTGCGCGAGCGGGTGACACTGCGCACCGACGGCGGATTGCGCACCGGGCGCGATATTGTGATGGCCGCAATGCTGGGGGCCGAGGAATACGGCATCGGGACCGCGGCGTTGATTGCCATGGGCTGCATCATGGTGCGCCAGTGCCAGTCCAACACCTGCCCTGTGGGGGTCTGTACCCAGGATGAGGCCCTGCGCGACAAGTTCACCGGTAATGCAGATAAGGTCGTGAACCTGATCACTTTCTATGCGCAGGAGGTGCGGGAAATCCTCGCCTCCATCGGCGCGCGGTCGCTGGATGAGGTGATCGGTCGGGCAGACCTTCTGGCACAGGTATCCCGTGGCTCTGCGCATCTGGATGATCTGGACCTGAATCCGCTGCTGATCACCGTCGATGGCTCTGCCAATATCGTCTACAACCGCGATAAGGACCGCAACGCAGTGTCTGATACGTTGGACAAGGAAATTGTGCGTGACGCCGCCCGCTTCCTGCAGGACGGCGAGAAGATGCAGCTGTCCTATGCGGTACAGAACACACATCGGACCGTCGGCACCCGTACCTCCAGCCACATTGTCCGCAACTTTGGTATGCGCAACACGCTGCAATCCGATCACCTGACGGTGAAGCTGCAAGGCTCTGCGGGACAGTCGCTGGGTGCCTTTGCCGCACCGGGTTTGAAGCTGGAAGTATCCGGTGATGCCAATGACTATGTCGGTAAGGGTCTGTCCGGCGGTACCATCGTCGTGCGCCCGCCGATGGCGTCGCCGCTGAATGCGAGCGAAAACACCATCGTCGGGAACACTGTTCTCTATGGTGCGACCGATGGCTACCTGTTTGCAGCGGGTCGTGCCGGTGAACGCTTTGCCGTCCGTAACTCCGGCGCGAGCGTGGTGGTCGAGGGCTGTGGCGCCTGTGGCTGTGAATATATGACCGGTGGTATCGCGGTAATCCTCGGCTCCATTGGTGCCAACTTCGGTGCAGGCATGACCGGCGGCATGGCCTATATCTACGATCCCGAGTGCAAGGCCGAAACCATGATGAACATGGAGTCTTTGGTGACCTGTGCGGTGACCGTCGCCCATTGGGAAGATCAGCTGAAAGGTCTGATCGAACGCCATCTGGAAGAAACCGGCAGCCGCAAAGCCGCTGAAATCCTGCAACATTGGGACAATGAAAAAGGCAACTTCCTGCAAATCTGTCCGACAGAGATGTTGAACAAGCTGCCGCAGCCTCTGACGCTTGAGGCTACAGCCGTTCCGGCGGAATAG
- the mtgA gene encoding monofunctional biosynthetic peptidoglycan transglycosylase: protein MAKAEKSSGASKSSTKGKLRSKATAKGKVRAKLSPRRLLRRWLGRAALGFLVVTLLPILLFSVINPPTTHTIWSEYRRLGDVDREWVPIEHIAPALGRSVVAAEDARFCQHWGLDAQAIRAAIADGGQRGGSTISQQVVKNVFLWQGRSWFRKALETLMTPMVEAVWTKKRILEVYLNVAEMGEGVFGAEAAARHYFGIGPDELSRRQSALLAAVLPNPKERSAAKPSAFMRKRAAQIMDGAATIRADGRAACFED, encoded by the coding sequence ATGGCGAAGGCAGAAAAATCATCCGGGGCAAGCAAATCCTCGACCAAGGGCAAACTCCGCAGCAAGGCAACTGCGAAAGGCAAGGTCCGCGCAAAGCTCTCGCCCCGTCGCCTGTTGCGGCGCTGGTTGGGACGGGCTGCTTTGGGTTTTCTCGTTGTGACCCTACTGCCGATCCTTCTGTTTTCGGTGATCAACCCGCCAACCACCCATACGATCTGGTCCGAATATCGCCGCCTTGGGGATGTTGATCGTGAGTGGGTGCCGATCGAACATATCGCACCGGCGCTGGGGCGGTCGGTTGTCGCGGCAGAGGATGCCCGGTTCTGCCAGCATTGGGGGCTGGATGCACAGGCCATTCGCGCTGCAATCGCTGACGGTGGTCAACGCGGCGGCTCGACTATTTCGCAGCAGGTGGTGAAGAATGTCTTTCTCTGGCAGGGCCGCAGTTGGTTTCGCAAGGCACTGGAAACGCTGATGACCCCGATGGTTGAGGCTGTCTGGACGAAGAAACGGATTCTTGAGGTTTATCTGAATGTTGCCGAAATGGGCGAAGGTGTTTTTGGCGCCGAAGCTGCCGCACGACATTATTTCGGTATCGGCCCGGATGAGCTTAGTCGCAGACAATCAGCGTTATTGGCGGCCGTATTGCCCAACCCCAAGGAGCGATCCGCTGCGAAACCCAGCGCATTTATGCGCAAACGGGCAGCCCAGATCATGGATGGTGCGGCCACCATTCGCGCAGATGGCCGTGCGGCCTGTTTCGAGGATTGA
- a CDS encoding hydantoinase/oxoprolinase N-terminal domain-containing protein, whose protein sequence is MALLLGVDTGGTYTDAVLIRDEQEVLATAKALTTRQDLAIGVAEAVAAVLKEADVAPGDVALAALSTTLATNALVEGQGGRVALVYIGFAQTDVDRHGLRDALKGDPALIVAGGHNHAGGEAAPLDVAALRAFLKQQGAHVSGFAVAGQFATRNPAHELEVARIIAGETSVPVTCSHQLSARLNGPKRALTAVLNARLIGMIDRLIGRAEACLVELGVTAQMMVVRGDGALMSATQARARPIETILSGPAASLVGARWLTGVDRALVSDIGGTTTDVALIENGKPKIDPAGAEVGGFRTMVEAVAMRTSGLGGDSQVHLVASGMAGGISLGPRRVLPISLLALTAPDVVHAALDAQLRAQTVGEYDGQFVRAVAGQSAVGLGDREARVLARIGEATHPVGAVLRTRIEQGALMRLVDRGLVQICGVTPSDASHVLGRLSAWDREAADKALTLFARRRVGSGDRLTADAASLAQMIIDQLTEQTALTLLETAFAEETNPFGLPPDQLARHVLMQRGLSRHRGLVALQSGLNIDVVGLGASAPSYYPAVGERLNCRMILPEHAGVANAIGAVVGRIIMRRSGTVTAPEEGKFRVHLQAGPQDFAASEEALSLLETQLRGEARSAAEAAGAQDISIQVERNIRTAQVEAREVFVEAFLTVEASGRPRIATT, encoded by the coding sequence ATGGCGCTTTTGCTGGGGGTGGATACGGGCGGAACCTATACAGATGCGGTGTTGATCCGTGACGAACAGGAGGTGCTGGCAACTGCCAAGGCACTGACCACGCGTCAGGATCTTGCCATTGGCGTCGCTGAGGCCGTTGCGGCCGTACTCAAAGAGGCCGATGTTGCCCCCGGTGATGTTGCGCTGGCGGCACTGTCGACCACGCTTGCCACCAACGCTTTGGTGGAGGGGCAGGGTGGGCGTGTGGCCCTGGTGTACATCGGTTTTGCGCAGACGGATGTTGATCGCCATGGATTGCGTGATGCGCTGAAGGGCGATCCTGCGCTGATTGTTGCTGGTGGTCACAACCATGCCGGAGGCGAGGCGGCGCCACTGGATGTCGCTGCCTTGCGCGCCTTTCTGAAACAGCAGGGGGCGCATGTCAGCGGCTTTGCTGTTGCGGGGCAATTCGCCACCCGAAATCCCGCTCACGAGCTGGAGGTTGCGCGTATCATCGCCGGTGAAACCAGCGTTCCTGTCACGTGTTCGCATCAATTGTCGGCGCGGCTCAATGGGCCGAAGCGGGCGTTGACCGCCGTGCTGAACGCGCGATTGATCGGCATGATTGACCGGTTGATTGGCCGAGCCGAGGCCTGCCTGGTTGAGCTTGGCGTAACGGCACAGATGATGGTCGTACGCGGGGATGGGGCGCTGATGTCGGCGACCCAGGCGCGGGCACGACCAATTGAAACCATTCTCAGCGGGCCGGCGGCTTCTCTCGTCGGGGCGCGTTGGCTGACCGGCGTCGACCGGGCGCTGGTCAGCGATATTGGCGGCACCACCACTGACGTTGCCTTGATCGAAAACGGCAAGCCCAAGATCGACCCTGCTGGGGCAGAGGTTGGCGGCTTTCGCACTATGGTGGAGGCTGTCGCCATGCGTACCAGTGGTCTGGGGGGCGATAGTCAGGTGCATTTGGTCGCCAGCGGCATGGCTGGCGGCATCAGTTTGGGTCCGCGTCGTGTGCTGCCGATTTCATTGCTGGCGCTGACCGCACCAGACGTGGTGCACGCAGCTTTGGATGCTCAGCTGCGCGCACAGACAGTGGGCGAGTATGATGGACAATTTGTGCGTGCGGTTGCCGGGCAGTCTGCCGTTGGCCTTGGGGATCGCGAGGCACGGGTGCTGGCGCGTATTGGCGAGGCCACGCATCCCGTCGGCGCGGTGCTGCGGACACGTATTGAACAGGGGGCCCTAATGCGGCTGGTGGACCGGGGGCTGGTGCAGATCTGCGGGGTTACGCCGTCTGATGCAAGTCATGTCCTGGGGCGATTGTCTGCTTGGGATCGCGAGGCGGCGGACAAGGCTCTGACCCTCTTTGCGCGACGTCGGGTCGGGTCAGGTGATCGCCTGACCGCTGATGCTGCCAGCCTGGCGCAAATGATCATTGATCAGTTGACAGAACAGACTGCTTTGACCTTGTTAGAGACCGCTTTTGCCGAAGAGACCAATCCCTTTGGCCTGCCGCCCGATCAGCTTGCGCGGCATGTCCTGATGCAACGTGGTCTGTCCCGGCATCGGGGTCTGGTGGCCCTTCAGTCGGGGTTGAACATTGATGTTGTCGGTCTTGGGGCCTCGGCGCCCAGCTACTATCCCGCCGTCGGCGAGCGGCTGAATTGCCGAATGATCCTGCCTGAACATGCAGGCGTGGCCAATGCTATCGGTGCCGTGGTCGGACGGATCATCATGCGTCGCAGCGGCACTGTGACCGCACCTGAGGAGGGCAAGTTCCGTGTCCACCTGCAAGCCGGTCCGCAGGATTTTGCGGCCTCAGAAGAGGCGTTGTCTTTGCTCGAAACCCAGCTGCGCGGTGAAGCCCGTTCCGCCGCCGAGGCCGCCGGGGCGCAGGATATCTCTATCCAGGTGGAGCGAAATATCCGGACCGCACAGGTCGAGGCAAGGGAGGTCTTTGTGGAGGCGTTCCTGACGGTGGAGGCAAGCGGTCGCCCGCGTATCGCCACGACATGA
- a CDS encoding glutathione S-transferase family protein: protein MARLYHVPLSPFCRKVRLSLAEKRIEVELVEERYWEQEADFLRRNPAAKVPVIRLDGKLMAESAAICEYLEETRPDPSLIPSDPEGRYEVRRLVSWFDDKFHHEVTSKLLYERVNKKVTGQGYPDSGNVKAGARAIKYHLDYLAWLLDHRRWLAGDQMTLADFAAAAHLSSLDYISDVDWNRSAVVKDWYAKIKSRPAFRSILADQIPGFSPPAHYADLDF, encoded by the coding sequence ATGGCCCGCCTCTATCATGTGCCCCTTTCCCCCTTTTGTCGCAAAGTGCGCCTGTCTCTGGCCGAAAAGCGGATCGAGGTTGAGCTGGTTGAGGAGCGTTACTGGGAACAAGAGGCGGATTTCCTGCGCCGCAACCCTGCTGCTAAAGTTCCGGTAATCCGTCTCGATGGTAAGCTGATGGCCGAAAGCGCGGCGATCTGCGAATATCTGGAAGAAACCCGCCCGGACCCGTCGCTGATCCCGAGCGACCCCGAAGGCCGTTATGAGGTGCGTCGTCTGGTCAGTTGGTTCGACGACAAATTCCACCATGAGGTCACCTCCAAACTGCTCTATGAGCGGGTGAACAAAAAGGTGACAGGGCAGGGCTATCCTGACAGCGGCAACGTCAAAGCGGGCGCCCGTGCAATCAAATACCACCTCGACTATCTGGCCTGGCTGCTGGATCACCGCCGTTGGTTGGCGGGCGATCAAATGACATTGGCGGATTTCGCAGCCGCGGCTCATCTGTCGTCGCTGGACTATATTTCGGACGTGGATTGGAACCGTTCGGCGGTGGTTAAGGATTGGTACGCCAAGATCAAATCGCGCCCGGCCTTTCGCTCGATCCTTGCCGATCAGATCCCCGGTTTCAGCCCGCCGGCCCATTACGCCGACCTGGATTTCTGA
- the queG gene encoding tRNA epoxyqueuosine(34) reductase QueG, protein MTEISSIKDRLVAQALAEGFVACRICRPWDVPEVPGRLKAFLEAGYHGQMGWMEERSHWRGDPAQLWPEAKSVIMLAESYTPDVDPMEVIGQADRAAISVYARNKDYHDLVKKRLKRLARWLIAEAAGDGETAGVKVFVDTAPVPEKPLGQAAGLGWQGKHTNLVSRDWGNWAFIGSVFTTLDLPVDEAERDHCGSCRSCVAACPTDAFPAPYQLDARRCISYLTIEHRGPIDEALRAKLGNRIYGCDDCLAACPWNKFAVAASDIRYEARPEFNAPRLSELAALDDPGFRALFSGSPIKRIGRDRFVRNVLYAIGNSGLPHLLPAARNLIEDPDPTVADAARWAVQRLI, encoded by the coding sequence ATGACCGAGATTTCCAGCATCAAGGACAGGTTGGTTGCGCAGGCCCTCGCTGAAGGCTTTGTGGCGTGCCGGATCTGCCGCCCATGGGACGTGCCGGAGGTGCCAGGCCGCCTGAAGGCGTTTCTGGAGGCCGGGTATCATGGGCAGATGGGCTGGATGGAGGAACGCTCTCATTGGCGTGGTGACCCGGCCCAGCTGTGGCCAGAGGCGAAATCCGTGATCATGCTGGCCGAAAGCTACACACCTGATGTTGATCCGATGGAGGTGATCGGACAGGCAGATCGTGCGGCGATTTCTGTCTATGCGCGCAACAAGGATTACCATGACCTCGTCAAAAAGCGCTTGAAGCGGTTGGCGCGCTGGCTGATTGCCGAGGCTGCGGGCGACGGTGAAACTGCCGGTGTGAAGGTGTTTGTGGACACAGCGCCGGTGCCGGAGAAACCTTTGGGGCAGGCCGCGGGACTTGGCTGGCAGGGGAAACACACAAATCTAGTCAGTCGGGATTGGGGCAACTGGGCCTTTATCGGGTCTGTCTTCACCACACTTGATCTGCCTGTTGATGAGGCCGAGCGGGACCATTGCGGGTCGTGCAGATCTTGTGTGGCAGCCTGTCCGACAGATGCATTTCCTGCGCCCTATCAGCTGGATGCGCGACGCTGTATTTCATATCTTACGATTGAACATCGGGGCCCGATCGACGAGGCACTGCGCGCCAAGCTGGGGAATCGGATCTATGGATGCGACGATTGTCTGGCGGCCTGTCCCTGGAACAAATTTGCGGTTGCTGCCAGCGATATCCGCTATGAGGCACGGCCAGAATTCAACGCGCCACGGCTTTCTGAGCTGGCGGCCCTCGACGATCCGGGGTTTCGCGCATTGTTCTCCGGCTCACCGATCAAGCGGATTGGACGGGACCGGTTTGTACGCAATGTGCTCTATGCGATCGGCAATTCGGGCCTGCCACATCTATTGCCTGCGGCCCGCAACCTAATCGAGGATCCTGACCCGACTGTGGCGGATGCCGCGCGCTGGGCTGTACAGCGCCTGATATGA